One genomic segment of Myotis daubentonii chromosome 14, mMyoDau2.1, whole genome shotgun sequence includes these proteins:
- the POMGNT2 gene encoding protein O-linked-mannose beta-1,4-N-acetylglucosaminyltransferase 2, whose product MQLSAVLNALLVSVLAAVLWKHVRLRERAAALEEELALGRQAPEAAAALRIDYPKALQSLVEGGTHMVCTGRTHTDRICRFKWLCYSSEAEEFIFFHGNASVMLPNLGSRRFQPALLDLSTVDDHNTQYFNFLELPAAALRFLPKPVFVPDVALIANRFNPDNLMHVFHDDLLPLFYTLRQFPGLARDARLFFMEGWGEGVHFDLYKLLSPRQPLLRAQLKTLGRLLCFSQAFVGLSKITTWYQYGFVQPQGPKANILVSGHEIRQFARFMTEKLNVSHAGGPLGEEYILVFSRTQNRLILNEAELLLALAQEFQMKTVTVSLEDHAFADVVRLVSNASMLVSMHGAQLVTALFLPRGATVVELFPYAVNPDHYTPYKTLATLPGMDLHYVAWRNMVPENTVTHPERPWDEGGIAHLDQAEQARIRQSQEVPRHLCCRNPEWLFRIYQDTTVDIPSLIQTIRRVVKGRPGPRKQKWTVGLYPGKVREARCQASVQGASEAHLTVSWQIPWNLKYLKVREVRYEVWLQEQGENTYVPYILALQNHTFTENIKPFTTYLVWVRCIFNKLLLGPFADVLVCNT is encoded by the coding sequence ATGCAGCTCTCGGCCGTGCTCAACGCCCTGCTGGTGTCCGTGCTGGCGGCGGTGCTGTGGAAGCACGTGCGTCTGCGGGAGCGCGCAGCGGCTTTGGAGGAGGAGCTGGCCCTCGGCCGCCAGGCCCCCGAGGCGGCCGCGGCCCTGAGGATCGACTACCCGAAGGCCCTGCAGAGCCTGGTGGAGGGCGGCACGCACATGGTGTGCACGGGGCGCACGCACACCGACCGCATCTGCCGCTTCAAGTGGCTCTGCTACTCCAGCGAGGCCGAGGAGTTCATCTTCTTCCACGGCAACGCGTCCGTCATGCTGCCCAACCTGGGCTCCCGCCGCTTCCAGCCCGCCCTGCTCGACCTGTCCACCGTGGATGACCACAACACCCAGTACTTCAACTTCCTGGAGCTGCCGGCCGCCGCCCTGCGCTTCCTGCCCAAGCCCGTGTTCGTGCCGGACGTGGCCCTCATCGCCAACCGCTTCAACCCCGACAACCTCATGCACGTCTTCCACGACGACCTGCTGCCCCTCTTCTACACGCTGCGCCAGTTCCCCGGCCTGGCCCGCGACGCCCGCCTCTTCTTCATGGAGGGCTGGGGCGAGGGCGTGCACTTCGACCTCTACAAGCtcctcagccccaggcagccGCTCCTGCGGGCCCAGCTGAAGACCCTGGGCCGGCTGCTGTGCTTCTCCCAGGCGTTTGTGGGCCTCTCCAAGATCACCACCTGGTACCAGTACGGCTTCGTCCAGCCCCAGGGCCCCAAAGCCAACATCCTGGTCTCGGGCCACGAGATCCGGCAGTTTGCACGGTTCATGACGGAAAAGCTAAACGTGAGCCACGCGGGGGGCCCGCTGGGCGAGGAGTACATCCTGGTCTTCAGCCGCACCCAGAACAGGCTCATCCTGAACGAGGCAGagctgctgctggcgctggcccagGAGTTCCAGATGAAGACGGTGACGGTGTCCCTGGAGGACCACGCCTTTGCAGACGTCGTGCGGCTGGTCAGCAACGCCTCCATGCTGGTCAGCATGCACGGGGCCCAGCTGGTCACGGCCCTCTTCCTGCCCCGGGGGGCCACCGTGGTCGAGCTCTTCCCTTACGCCGTCAATCCTGACCACTACACCCCCTATAAAACGCTGGCCACACTGCCTGGCATGGACCTCCACTATGTCGCCTGGCGGAACATGGTGCCAGAGAACACGGTCACGCACCCTGAGCGGCCCTGGGACGAGGGGGGCATCGCCCACCTGGACCAGGCAGAGCAGGCCCGTATCCGGCAGAGCCAGGAGGTCCCACGGCATCTCTGCTGCCGGAACCCTGAGTGGCTGTTCCGAATCTACCAGGACACCACGGTGGACATCCCATCCCTCATTCAAACCATCCGGCGCGTGGTGAAGGGCCGGCCAGGGCCGCGGAAGCAGAAGTGGACAGTGGGCCTCTACCCAGGCAAGGTGCGGGAGGCGCGGTGCCAGGCGTCGGTGCAGGGCGCCTCCGAGGCCCACCTCACTGTCTCCTGGCAGATCCCGTGGAACCTCAAGTACCTGAAGGTGCGGGAGGTGAGGTACGAGGTGTGGctccaggagcagggggagaacACCTACGTGCCTTACATCCTGGCCCTGCAGAACCACACCTTCACTGAGAACATCAAGCCCTTCACTACCTACCTGGTGTGGGTCCGCTGCATCTTCAACAAGCTCCTGCTGGGACCCTTTGCAGACGTGCTGGTGTGCAACACGTAG